A stretch of the Tachysurus fulvidraco isolate hzauxx_2018 chromosome 18, HZAU_PFXX_2.0, whole genome shotgun sequence genome encodes the following:
- the LOC113646528 gene encoding CMRF35-like molecule 5 isoform X3 codes for MKILLIFTFFLIPAGTDAVTTVNGYRGRSVQIKCPYESGYEDNNKYLCRGECPYGGNKDIPVESGSPAKDTRFSLYDNKTARVFTVTITDLRPEDGNTYWCAIERKLKDIYTKILLQVKTVDPTISSVSHTTHFTPTHGDTTHSVTGFQTLPVITAVSVVLVLLLIALLFTGLIQWKKKNQASSSAQSLKSSSNPRVLPAPVCDYEGITDSRSLSNTIYCTAQLSTNLPDGSETIYCNTELPTTPTVYSTAQNPSDPPDQDFYSTAQLPSAVSATSPSVVKSGESPMYAAVSFETSSYGAAPTAVYKSKSNSCIYATVNS; via the exons atgaagatcctcctcatcttcaccttCTTCCTGATTCCAG CTGGTACTGATGCTGTAACTACAGTAAATGGATACAGAGGAAGATCAGTTCAGATTAAATGTCCTTATGAATCTGGATACGAAGATAACAACAAGTATCTGTGCAGAGGTGAATGTCCCTATGGGGGAAATAAAGACATTCCTGTTGAATCTGGATCTCCTGCTAAAGACACCAGATTTTCTCTGTATGATAACAAAACAGCCCGAGTCTTCACCGTCACCATCACTGATCTGAGACCTGAGGATGGAAACACTTACTGGTGTGCGATAGAGCGGAAATTGAAAGATATTTACACAAAGATTCTCCTGCAGGTTAAAACAG TTGATCCCACCATcagttctgtctcacacaccacacacttcactccaACCCATGGGGACACGACACATTCAGTAACAG GATTCCAAACTTTACCTGTCATCACTGCCGTGTCTGTTGTTCTCGTGCTGCTTCTCATTGCCCTTTTATTTACTGGACTGATACAGTGGAAAAAGAAGAACCAAG CCTCATCTTCAGCCCAATCCTTAAAAAGCTCCTCAAACCCCCGTGTG CTTCCAGCACCAGTCTGTGACTATGAGGGGATTACAGACAGCAGATCTCTTTCTAACACAATTTACTGCACTGCTCAGTTATCCACAAACCTCCCTGACGGTTCTGAAACCATTTACTGCAACACTGAATTACCGACAACTCCAACTGTTTATTCTACAGCACAAAACCCATCAGATCCTCCTGATCAGGACTTCTACTCCACAGCTCAGTTACCCTCAGCAGTCAGTGCTACTTCACCATCAGTGGTGAAATCAGGTGAAAGTCCAATGTATGCAGCAGTGAGTTTTGAGACCAGCTCTTATGGTGCAGCTCCAACAGCCGTCTACAAGAGCAAGAGCAACTCCTGTATTTATGCTACTGTaaatagctag
- the LOC113646528 gene encoding CMRF35-like molecule 5 isoform X1, which translates to MKILLIFTFFLIPAGTDAVTTVNGYRGRSVQIKCPYESGYEDNNKYLCRGECPYGGNKDIPVESGSPAKDTRFSLYDNKTARVFTVTITDLRPEDGNTYWCAIERKLKDIYTKILLQVKTVDPTISSVSHTTHFTPTHGDTTHSVTDKLLTYTTHKTPITSSSQGFQTLPVITAVSVVLVLLLIALLFTGLIQWKKKNQASSSAQSLKSSSNPRVLPAPVCDYEGITDSRSLSNTIYCTAQLSTNLPDGSETIYCNTELPTTPTVYSTAQNPSDPPDQDFYSTAQLPSAVSATSPSVVKSGESPMYAAVSFETSSYGAAPTAVYKSKSNSCIYATVNS; encoded by the exons atgaagatcctcctcatcttcaccttCTTCCTGATTCCAG CTGGTACTGATGCTGTAACTACAGTAAATGGATACAGAGGAAGATCAGTTCAGATTAAATGTCCTTATGAATCTGGATACGAAGATAACAACAAGTATCTGTGCAGAGGTGAATGTCCCTATGGGGGAAATAAAGACATTCCTGTTGAATCTGGATCTCCTGCTAAAGACACCAGATTTTCTCTGTATGATAACAAAACAGCCCGAGTCTTCACCGTCACCATCACTGATCTGAGACCTGAGGATGGAAACACTTACTGGTGTGCGATAGAGCGGAAATTGAAAGATATTTACACAAAGATTCTCCTGCAGGTTAAAACAG TTGATCCCACCATcagttctgtctcacacaccacacacttcactccaACCCATGGGGACACGACACATTCAGTAACAG ataagTTACTAACTTATACTACCCACAAAACCCCCATCACTTCCTCATCTCAGG GATTCCAAACTTTACCTGTCATCACTGCCGTGTCTGTTGTTCTCGTGCTGCTTCTCATTGCCCTTTTATTTACTGGACTGATACAGTGGAAAAAGAAGAACCAAG CCTCATCTTCAGCCCAATCCTTAAAAAGCTCCTCAAACCCCCGTGTG CTTCCAGCACCAGTCTGTGACTATGAGGGGATTACAGACAGCAGATCTCTTTCTAACACAATTTACTGCACTGCTCAGTTATCCACAAACCTCCCTGACGGTTCTGAAACCATTTACTGCAACACTGAATTACCGACAACTCCAACTGTTTATTCTACAGCACAAAACCCATCAGATCCTCCTGATCAGGACTTCTACTCCACAGCTCAGTTACCCTCAGCAGTCAGTGCTACTTCACCATCAGTGGTGAAATCAGGTGAAAGTCCAATGTATGCAGCAGTGAGTTTTGAGACCAGCTCTTATGGTGCAGCTCCAACAGCCGTCTACAAGAGCAAGAGCAACTCCTGTATTTATGCTACTGTaaatagctag
- the LOC113646528 gene encoding CMRF35-like molecule 6 isoform X2, giving the protein MKILLIFTFSLIPAGTDAVTTVNGYRGRSVQIKCPYESGYEDNNKYLCRGECPYGGNKDIPVESGSPAKDPRFSLYDDKTARVFTVTITDLRPEDGNTYWCVIDRILADSYTEILLQVKTVDPTISSVSHTTHFTPTHGDTTHSVTDKLLTYTTHKTPITSSSQGFQTLPVITAVSVVLVLLLIALLFTGLIQWKKKNQASSSAQSLKSSSNPRVLPAPVCDYEGITDSRSLSNTIYCTAQLSTNLPDGSETIYCNTELPTTPTVYSTAQNPSDPPDQDFYSTAQLPSAVSATSPSVVKSGESPMYAAVSFETSSYGAAPTAVYKSKSNSCIYATVNS; this is encoded by the exons atgaagatcctcctcatcttcaccttCTCCCTGATTCCAG CTGGTACTGATGCTGTAACTACAGTAAATGGATACAGAGGAAGATCAGTTCAGATTAAATGTCCTTATGAATCTGGATACGAAGATAACAACAAGTATCTCTGCAGAGGTGAATGTCCCTATGGGGGGAATAAAGACATTCCTGTTGAATCTGGATCTCCTGCTAAAGACCCCAGATTTTCTCTGTATGATGACAAAACAGCCCGAGTCTTCACCGTCACCATCACTGATCTGAGACCTGAGGATGGAAACACTTACTGGTGTGTGATAGATCGGATATTGGCTGATAGTTATACAGAGATTCTCCTGCAGGTTAAAACAG TTGATCCCACCATcagttctgtctcacacaccacacacttcactccaACCCATGGGGACACGACACATTCAGTAACAG ataagTTACTAACTTATACTACCCACAAAACCCCCATCACTTCCTCATCTCAGG GATTCCAAACTTTACCTGTCATCACTGCCGTGTCTGTTGTTCTCGTGCTGCTTCTCATTGCCCTTTTATTTACTGGACTGATACAGTGGAAAAAGAAGAACCAAG CCTCATCTTCAGCCCAATCCTTAAAAAGCTCCTCAAACCCCCGTGTG CTTCCAGCACCAGTCTGTGACTATGAGGGGATTACAGACAGCAGATCTCTTTCTAACACAATTTACTGCACTGCTCAGTTATCCACAAACCTCCCTGACGGTTCTGAAACCATTTACTGCAACACTGAATTACCGACAACTCCAACTGTTTATTCTACAGCACAAAACCCATCAGATCCTCCTGATCAGGACTTCTACTCCACAGCTCAGTTACCCTCAGCAGTCAGTGCTACTTCACCATCAGTGGTGAAATCAGGTGAAAGTCCAATGTATGCAGCAGTGAGTTTTGAGACCAGCTCTTATGGTGCAGCTCCAACAGCCGTCTACAAGAGCAAGAGCAACTCCTGTATTTATGCTACTGTaaatagctag
- the LOC113646528 gene encoding CMRF35-like molecule 5 isoform X4, whose translation MKILLIFTFSLIPAGTDAVTTVNGYRGRSVQIKCPYESGYEDNNKYLCRGECPYGGNKDIPVESGSPAKDPRFSLYDDKTARVFTVTITDLRPEDGNTYWCVIDRILADSYTEILLQVKTVDPTISSVSHTTHFTPTHGDTTHSVTGFQTLPVITAVSVVLVLLLIALLFTGLIQWKKKNQASSSAQSLKSSSNPRVLPAPVCDYEGITDSRSLSNTIYCTAQLSTNLPDGSETIYCNTELPTTPTVYSTAQNPSDPPDQDFYSTAQLPSAVSATSPSVVKSGESPMYAAVSFETSSYGAAPTAVYKSKSNSCIYATVNS comes from the exons atgaagatcctcctcatcttcaccttCTCCCTGATTCCAG CTGGTACTGATGCTGTAACTACAGTAAATGGATACAGAGGAAGATCAGTTCAGATTAAATGTCCTTATGAATCTGGATACGAAGATAACAACAAGTATCTCTGCAGAGGTGAATGTCCCTATGGGGGGAATAAAGACATTCCTGTTGAATCTGGATCTCCTGCTAAAGACCCCAGATTTTCTCTGTATGATGACAAAACAGCCCGAGTCTTCACCGTCACCATCACTGATCTGAGACCTGAGGATGGAAACACTTACTGGTGTGTGATAGATCGGATATTGGCTGATAGTTATACAGAGATTCTCCTGCAGGTTAAAACAG TTGATCCCACCATcagttctgtctcacacaccacacacttcactccaACCCATGGGGACACGACACATTCAGTAACAG GATTCCAAACTTTACCTGTCATCACTGCCGTGTCTGTTGTTCTCGTGCTGCTTCTCATTGCCCTTTTATTTACTGGACTGATACAGTGGAAAAAGAAGAACCAAG CCTCATCTTCAGCCCAATCCTTAAAAAGCTCCTCAAACCCCCGTGTG CTTCCAGCACCAGTCTGTGACTATGAGGGGATTACAGACAGCAGATCTCTTTCTAACACAATTTACTGCACTGCTCAGTTATCCACAAACCTCCCTGACGGTTCTGAAACCATTTACTGCAACACTGAATTACCGACAACTCCAACTGTTTATTCTACAGCACAAAACCCATCAGATCCTCCTGATCAGGACTTCTACTCCACAGCTCAGTTACCCTCAGCAGTCAGTGCTACTTCACCATCAGTGGTGAAATCAGGTGAAAGTCCAATGTATGCAGCAGTGAGTTTTGAGACCAGCTCTTATGGTGCAGCTCCAACAGCCGTCTACAAGAGCAAGAGCAACTCCTGTATTTATGCTACTGTaaatagctag